One window of Cohnella hashimotonis genomic DNA carries:
- a CDS encoding right-handed parallel beta-helix repeat-containing protein: MKAQYWMYGLVILFACLFVNGTAHADNKTYYVDAAAGSDGNTGLSQTAAWKSLTKVNATTFGPGDKILLKAGGTWTGTLQPQGSGTASSRIVIDRYGTGADPRIDGQGANAVIRLYNQEYWSIGHLEITNQTATQGTTARSGVLVIGEDYQAGASSDIVNVAVLHDIHLHDLYIHDVNGLHTKTVYGSAGINVVVRARSDGSPNRVTKFDQVLIENNKVERVTRTGIMINSEWYDRDQQGGVRNPNRPWTPATGVVIRGNEVLHVSGDGIVPHVSTGALVERNRVDGYNEAQVDYNAGMWTYNGDYTVFQYNEVSGGKTIKDGMSFDFDNGTKGLVFQYNYSHDNEGGTVLICQNETGGSVTDGIFRYNISQNDKYQMITVCSGANYGNMQFYNNVFYVGSGIANNLLVNQGGNGAATFKNNIFYNLGTGGYTKKTTWTYDSNVFYGNNVPTANVIPDANAITSNPLFVGPGSGTGIDALDGYKLQPASPAIDRGIAFASNGGKDFWGNALYVQKPDRGAFEHPAVANAVAGKTPTSGSFVNNAAYATDGAAGDKNLYAGLDQGLQYLQIDLGASYAVNRVKLWRFYDNRIYRDVIVQLSTTADFSSGVTTVFNNDANNSAGKGAGTDAEYAETAAGKEIVFNPVTARYVRIWSNGSSVNAWNHYVETQVYGIPL, from the coding sequence ATGAAAGCGCAATATTGGATGTACGGCCTCGTCATTCTTTTTGCTTGTCTCTTCGTGAACGGAACGGCGCATGCGGACAACAAGACGTATTACGTAGATGCGGCGGCGGGCAGCGACGGCAATACCGGACTGTCGCAGACGGCCGCCTGGAAGTCGCTGACCAAAGTAAACGCAACGACGTTCGGACCGGGTGACAAGATTCTGCTGAAGGCCGGGGGAACGTGGACCGGCACGCTGCAGCCGCAAGGCTCCGGGACCGCCAGCAGCCGGATCGTGATAGACCGGTACGGCACGGGCGCGGATCCGCGGATCGACGGCCAGGGCGCGAACGCGGTCATCCGGCTCTACAACCAGGAATATTGGAGCATCGGCCATCTCGAGATTACGAATCAGACCGCGACGCAGGGGACGACGGCCCGCAGCGGCGTGCTTGTCATCGGCGAAGACTATCAAGCGGGCGCCTCGAGCGATATCGTCAATGTCGCCGTGCTTCACGACATTCACCTGCACGACTTGTATATCCACGACGTCAACGGTCTGCACACAAAGACAGTGTACGGCAGCGCGGGCATCAACGTCGTCGTGCGGGCCAGGTCCGACGGCTCGCCGAACCGCGTCACCAAGTTCGATCAGGTGCTGATCGAGAACAACAAGGTCGAGCGCGTCACCCGCACCGGGATCATGATCAACTCCGAATGGTACGACCGCGACCAGCAGGGCGGGGTCCGCAACCCGAACCGGCCGTGGACGCCCGCGACCGGGGTGGTCATCCGGGGCAACGAAGTGCTTCACGTGAGCGGCGACGGCATCGTCCCGCACGTGTCGACGGGCGCGCTCGTCGAGCGCAACCGCGTCGACGGCTACAATGAGGCGCAGGTCGACTACAACGCCGGCATGTGGACGTACAACGGCGACTATACGGTCTTTCAGTACAACGAGGTGTCCGGCGGCAAGACGATTAAGGACGGCATGTCCTTCGACTTCGACAACGGCACGAAGGGACTCGTCTTCCAATACAATTACAGCCACGACAACGAGGGCGGCACGGTGCTCATCTGCCAGAACGAGACGGGCGGCTCGGTGACGGACGGCATCTTCCGTTACAATATCAGCCAGAACGACAAGTACCAGATGATCACGGTGTGCAGCGGGGCCAATTACGGCAATATGCAGTTTTACAACAACGTGTTCTACGTCGGATCCGGCATCGCGAATAATCTGCTGGTGAATCAAGGCGGCAACGGCGCCGCGACGTTCAAGAACAACATTTTCTACAATCTGGGCACGGGCGGCTATACGAAAAAAACAACCTGGACGTACGACAGCAACGTATTCTACGGCAACAATGTGCCGACGGCGAACGTTATTCCCGACGCCAACGCGATCACGTCCAATCCGCTGTTCGTCGGCCCGGGGAGCGGGACTGGGATCGATGCGCTGGACGGCTACAAGCTGCAGCCCGCCTCGCCGGCCATCGACCGCGGCATCGCCTTCGCGTCCAACGGAGGCAAGGACTTTTGGGGCAATGCGCTCTACGTTCAAAAGCCCGACCGCGGCGCGTTCGAGCATCCGGCGGTCGCGAACGCGGTGGCGGGTAAGACGCCGACCTCGGGCAGCTTCGTCAATAATGCCGCTTATGCGACGGACGGCGCGGCGGGGGACAAAAACTTGTACGCGGGACTGGATCAGGGATTGCAGTACCTGCAGATCGACCTGGGCGCGAGCTACGCCGTGAACCGCGTGAAGCTGTGGCGCTTCTACGACAACCGGATCTACCGGGACGTCATCGTTCAACTGTCGACGACGGCCGACTTCTCCTCGGGCGTGACGACGGTGTTTAACAACGACGCGAACAACAGCGCCGGCAAGGGCGCGGGCACGGACGCCGAGTATGCCGAGACGGCGGCGGGCAAGGAGATCGTCTTTAATCCCGTGACGGCAAGGTACGTGCGGATCTGGTCGAACGGCAGCAGCGTTAACGCGTGGAATCACTACGTGGAGACGCAGGTGTACGGCATTCCGCTCTAA
- a CDS encoding extracellular solute-binding protein, which produces MVKKLTAVAAGLALSTALLAGCGGNDNNGNNQAASPAASGFAASQGASAAADNPYKDPMEISVAFWDADAEIAKIAKDPIAQEVLQKFNITLKPVNTTWDDYAQKIQMWAASDQLPDIFAIDAIGTQYQRKWVEQGVVKALPDLAKYPNLAEYFEAPDIKGLSVDGKYYTVPRRMFPSVDWSALDRVVLYRWDLAQKAGITKEPETWDEFEAMLEAITKADPEGKRIAGLTTTQNKLIGGLFWLYGNPVATSDGSGSDFKWIEEDGKLVPAVFSKKALPALQNMRDMYDKGLIDPDIALAKGSDSYDKFVSGKAAALLSGGGFVNFNGEIYEKRWKTAYPDTDITQSVKVLKPLVGPDGERAHAVFKTYWSESYFSSRVDDKKMDRIMALYDYILSPEGKDLLIYGKEGVDYKVEGGKKVMIETASLNEKYPARNFLRQLVAYETSDSYDMNNPLIANESIRKEAVDYIDWVLKNTKVPDYDIRLTYMSTPTKDKFSVLDQDDLLKVMLSKEPVEKAWNDILKSYKAKGLDKMIEEVNAKAKEEGIQ; this is translated from the coding sequence ATGGTTAAAAAACTTACGGCAGTCGCGGCCGGTCTGGCGCTGTCCACGGCATTGCTCGCCGGCTGCGGAGGCAACGACAACAACGGCAACAATCAGGCCGCATCCCCCGCGGCATCGGGCTTCGCCGCGTCGCAAGGCGCTTCCGCCGCGGCGGACAATCCGTACAAGGATCCGATGGAGATCTCGGTCGCGTTCTGGGACGCGGACGCCGAGATCGCCAAGATCGCCAAGGACCCGATCGCGCAGGAAGTGCTCCAAAAATTCAATATTACGCTGAAGCCCGTCAACACGACATGGGACGACTACGCGCAAAAAATCCAGATGTGGGCGGCGTCGGACCAGCTGCCGGACATCTTCGCGATCGACGCGATCGGCACCCAGTATCAGCGCAAGTGGGTCGAGCAGGGCGTCGTCAAGGCGCTGCCGGACCTGGCCAAGTACCCGAACCTCGCCGAATACTTCGAGGCGCCGGACATCAAGGGACTGAGCGTGGACGGCAAATATTATACGGTGCCGCGGAGAATGTTCCCGAGCGTCGATTGGAGCGCGCTCGACCGCGTCGTGCTGTATCGCTGGGACTTGGCCCAAAAGGCCGGCATTACGAAGGAGCCTGAGACTTGGGACGAGTTCGAGGCGATGCTCGAAGCGATCACGAAGGCGGACCCGGAAGGCAAGCGCATCGCGGGCCTCACGACGACGCAGAACAAGCTGATCGGCGGCCTGTTCTGGCTGTACGGCAATCCCGTCGCCACGAGCGACGGCAGCGGCAGCGACTTCAAGTGGATCGAGGAGGACGGCAAGCTCGTGCCCGCGGTATTTTCCAAAAAGGCGCTGCCCGCGCTGCAGAACATGCGGGACATGTACGACAAGGGACTGATCGATCCGGACATCGCGCTCGCCAAGGGCTCCGATTCGTACGATAAATTCGTGTCCGGCAAGGCGGCGGCCCTGCTCAGCGGCGGCGGCTTCGTCAACTTCAACGGCGAGATCTACGAGAAGCGCTGGAAGACCGCATATCCGGATACGGACATCACGCAGAGCGTCAAGGTGCTGAAGCCGCTCGTCGGTCCCGACGGCGAGCGCGCGCACGCGGTCTTCAAGACGTATTGGTCGGAGAGCTACTTCAGCAGCAGGGTCGACGACAAGAAGATGGACCGCATCATGGCGCTGTACGACTATATCCTGTCGCCCGAAGGCAAGGACCTGCTGATCTACGGCAAAGAAGGCGTGGACTACAAGGTCGAAGGCGGCAAAAAGGTTATGATCGAAACGGCCTCGCTGAACGAAAAGTACCCGGCTCGCAATTTCCTGCGGCAGCTGGTCGCCTACGAGACGTCCGACAGCTACGACATGAACAATCCGCTCATCGCGAACGAGTCGATCCGCAAGGAAGCCGTCGATTATATCGATTGGGTGCTGAAAAACACGAAAGTGCCGGATTACGACATACGTTTGACCTATATGTCTACGCCGACCAAGGATAAGTTCTCCGTGCTCGATCAGGACGACCTGCTTAAGGTCATGCTGTCCAAGGAGCCGGTCGAGAAGGCCTGGAACGATATCCTGAAAAGCTACAAGGCGAAGGGCCTCGACAAGATGATCGAGGAAGTGAACGCGAAGGCGAAGGAAGAAGGCATTCAGTAA
- a CDS encoding ABC transporter permease: MADPTTARAPRRSLGKTILQYKYFYLMVLPILVWYALFSYGPMYGVTLAFKTFNYGKGILGSPWTGLDNFKTLLTDPEFRTAFFNTIVISVMKLVIHFPMPIVLAIVLYEFSRNKARRFFQTILTFPHFISWVVLAGIVMNILSKDGIYNQIAMLFGADPSSPLVDERAFRPILYITHVWREIGWDSIIYLAALAGINPELFEAAEVDGAGRFRRLLSIAWPGIKSTVSVLLILHVGQMLTQGASFEQIFNLYSSPVYSVADTIDTYIYRTSFTVGGDFGYMTAVGVVKSVISLVLLWAANTFAKRMGEQGLY, translated from the coding sequence TTGGCCGATCCGACGACGGCCCGGGCTCCGAGGCGGAGCTTGGGCAAGACGATATTGCAGTACAAGTACTTCTATCTCATGGTGCTGCCGATCCTGGTCTGGTACGCGCTCTTCAGCTACGGACCGATGTACGGCGTGACGCTGGCGTTCAAGACCTTTAACTACGGCAAGGGCATCCTGGGCAGTCCGTGGACGGGCTTGGACAATTTCAAGACGCTGCTGACCGATCCCGAGTTCCGCACGGCCTTTTTCAACACGATTGTCATCAGCGTCATGAAGCTGGTCATTCACTTTCCCATGCCGATCGTCCTGGCGATCGTGCTGTACGAATTTTCCCGCAACAAGGCCCGGCGGTTTTTCCAGACGATCCTCACGTTTCCGCACTTCATCTCCTGGGTCGTGCTCGCTGGCATCGTCATGAACATCCTGAGCAAGGACGGCATTTACAACCAAATCGCGATGCTGTTCGGGGCCGACCCGAGCTCGCCGCTCGTGGACGAGAGGGCGTTCAGGCCGATCCTGTACATCACCCACGTCTGGCGGGAGATCGGCTGGGATTCGATCATCTATCTGGCGGCGCTGGCGGGCATCAATCCCGAGCTGTTCGAGGCCGCGGAGGTGGACGGCGCCGGACGATTCCGCAGGCTGCTGAGCATCGCGTGGCCGGGCATCAAGAGCACCGTCTCCGTGCTGCTGATCCTTCACGTCGGGCAGATGCTGACGCAGGGAGCCAGCTTCGAGCAGATTTTTAACCTCTACAGCTCTCCGGTCTATTCCGTAGCGGACACGATCGACACGTACATCTACCGGACGTCCTTCACCGTCGGCGGAGACTTCGGCTATATGACCGCGGTCGGCGTCGTCAAGTCGGTCATCAGCCTCGTGCTGCTGTGGGCGGCCAATACGTTCGCCAAGCGGATGGGGGAGCAGGGGCTCTATTAA
- a CDS encoding sensor histidine kinase: MNAFGRLSIRTQVLLIGALIVAIIPFVIVRVYQQSSATVISQNTEYNTELVSILKQRVSANYANVSALMMNLGYDATLQKFLLEPDKLKQYDLSQKVESLMSIARNTNQDILDIVAVGRTGSYTSLAGRTQRIRELMATAGGDGTVHYRGYSPPDKVLDKGKLLFGMNIFASGDTQFYGEKIGYILVVLDIQSIHSAFEGYPRLAGTNFFMMDDKGVIYANGGDWERMLDNMGIGDEGDENQAAEAGKAAVRKIGGKKYAVQTFALPEISGKIVTAVPIHNLMKELERLRKTSYWLLAVTLLVVSIPYAMLMVNILRPLTRLMRFMKRLKGGNLEVLHDKVDLKGYAEIEVISSEFNTMMGRINDLTGQLVDATSKLYQVDLEKQRAEYAYLQSQINPHFLSNTLDSIKGIAIVKGNQDIFEMTTALSSMLRYSIKGKDEVSLADELKIAEACVKIHQGRFPGRLTFKLVCPEELQDIPVPRMIVQPIVENALGHGLEPRGRGGVLLICASENADGRLEIAVEDNGVGIEPDRLALLTASLASRNAEASGHIGVRNVHNRLWLKYGEPCGVRLESEPGRGTKVVLTLTGRRADANDTRSGDEAV; the protein is encoded by the coding sequence ATGAACGCATTCGGCAGGCTGTCCATCCGGACGCAGGTGCTCCTGATCGGCGCGCTCATCGTCGCCATCATCCCTTTCGTCATCGTACGCGTGTACCAGCAGTCCAGCGCGACGGTCATCAGCCAGAACACCGAGTACAATACGGAGCTCGTCTCGATCCTCAAGCAGCGGGTATCGGCCAACTATGCCAACGTGTCCGCGCTCATGATGAACCTCGGCTACGACGCCACCCTGCAGAAGTTTCTGCTGGAGCCCGACAAGCTCAAGCAGTACGACCTGTCGCAGAAGGTCGAGAGCCTGATGAGCATCGCGCGCAATACGAACCAGGATATCCTCGACATCGTCGCGGTCGGGCGCACCGGCTCTTATACGTCCTTGGCGGGCAGAACCCAGCGCATCCGGGAGCTGATGGCGACGGCGGGCGGGGACGGCACCGTGCACTACCGCGGCTACAGCCCGCCGGACAAGGTGCTCGACAAGGGCAAGCTGCTGTTCGGCATGAACATCTTCGCTTCGGGCGACACCCAGTTCTACGGCGAGAAGATCGGTTACATCCTGGTCGTCTTAGACATCCAGTCCATTCATTCGGCGTTCGAAGGCTATCCTCGGCTGGCCGGCACGAACTTCTTCATGATGGACGATAAAGGCGTAATCTACGCGAACGGCGGCGATTGGGAGCGCATGCTCGACAATATGGGGATCGGCGACGAGGGCGATGAGAACCAAGCGGCGGAAGCGGGCAAAGCGGCCGTCCGGAAGATCGGCGGCAAGAAATACGCCGTCCAGACGTTCGCGCTGCCGGAGATCTCGGGCAAGATCGTGACGGCCGTCCCGATCCACAACCTAATGAAGGAGCTCGAGCGGCTGCGCAAGACCAGCTATTGGCTGCTCGCCGTCACGCTGCTGGTCGTCTCGATCCCTTACGCAATGCTCATGGTCAATATTTTAAGGCCGCTGACCCGGCTTATGCGGTTCATGAAGCGGCTGAAGGGCGGCAATCTGGAGGTGCTCCACGACAAGGTGGACCTGAAGGGGTATGCGGAGATCGAGGTCATCTCGAGCGAATTCAACACGATGATGGGACGCATCAACGACCTGACCGGGCAGCTCGTAGACGCGACGTCGAAGCTGTACCAGGTCGATCTGGAGAAACAGAGGGCCGAATACGCCTACCTGCAGAGCCAGATCAACCCTCACTTCCTGAGCAACACGCTGGATTCGATCAAAGGCATCGCCATCGTAAAGGGGAACCAGGACATCTTCGAGATGACGACGGCGCTCAGCTCGATGCTGCGCTACAGCATCAAAGGCAAGGACGAGGTGAGTCTGGCGGACGAGCTGAAAATCGCGGAGGCCTGCGTCAAGATCCACCAGGGCCGGTTCCCCGGCAGGCTGACGTTCAAGCTCGTCTGCCCGGAGGAGCTGCAGGACATCCCCGTGCCGCGGATGATCGTCCAGCCGATCGTCGAGAACGCCCTCGGACACGGGCTAGAGCCACGCGGCCGAGGCGGCGTCCTGCTCATCTGCGCCTCGGAAAACGCGGACGGCCGGCTCGAGATCGCCGTCGAAGACAACGGCGTCGGCATCGAGCCGGATCGCTTGGCGCTCTTGACGGCGTCGCTCGCGAGCAGGAACGCGGAGGCGAGCGGGCATATCGGCGTCCGCAACGTGCATAACCGGCTGTGGCTCAAGTACGGGGAGCCCTGCGGCGTTCGGCTGGAGAGCGAGCCCGGACGCGGGACGAAGGTCGTGCTGACGCTGACGGGCCGCCGGGCGGATGCAAACGATACGCGGTCCGGGGATGAGGCGGTCTGA
- a CDS encoding semialdehyde dehydrogenase gives MFSCLGTTLKAAGSKEAQWKIDYDTSIDLPRSPATTGGGRYVLVSAGFASPDARFFYSRMKGKLEEAVKALPFDKLTIFNPPVLIRKNSDRAMEVAGMKAIRYLNKLGVLRSQKPLPTETLARAMANSAKRTENGVVALDGQAIWDAAECY, from the coding sequence TTGTTTTCGTGCCTTGGAACGACGCTCAAAGCGGCAGGGAGCAAAGAAGCGCAGTGGAAAATTGATTACGATACCAGTATCGATTTGCCAAGATCGCCAGCGACAACGGGGGGCGGCCGTTACGTATTGGTCTCTGCCGGCTTTGCTTCGCCGGATGCCCGCTTTTTCTATTCAAGGATGAAGGGCAAGTTGGAGGAAGCCGTTAAGGCGCTGCCGTTCGATAAGCTGACGATCTTCAATCCGCCCGTATTGATTCGGAAGAATAGCGATAGGGCGATGGAGGTGGCCGGCATGAAGGCGATCCGGTATCTGAATAAGCTCGGCGTGCTGCGCAGCCAGAAGCCGCTGCCGACGGAGACGCTGGCCCGCGCGATGGCGAATTCCGCCAAACGAACAGAAAACGGCGTCGTTGCGCTGGATGGGCAAGCGATCTGGGACGCCGCTGAATGCTACTAA
- a CDS encoding LrgB family protein — MNLHEIYAHPLFGVTVTVGAYVIALKVQGKWKSIHPLFVCSGAIIALLLMLDIPYDDYRAGGDLITFFLGPATVALGVPLYKQRHFLRRYFAAILSGVTIGSVSGIAGAGLLVWLMGGTRELMATMMPKSVSSAISVEIARQAGGIPELAAVLTVLTGLLGSMVGPALLRRAGISGDMPIGVAIGTSSHGIGTGRVIRDSELQGSVSGVSMALAGIVTSLLFIPLYGRFH, encoded by the coding sequence ATGAACTTGCACGAGATCTATGCGCACCCGTTGTTCGGCGTGACGGTTACCGTCGGCGCTTACGTCATCGCCCTGAAGGTGCAGGGCAAGTGGAAGTCGATCCATCCGCTATTCGTCTGCTCGGGCGCGATCATCGCGCTGCTGCTTATGCTTGATATTCCCTATGACGACTATCGGGCCGGCGGCGATCTGATCACCTTTTTCCTGGGACCCGCGACCGTGGCGCTGGGCGTTCCGCTCTACAAGCAGCGGCACTTCCTGCGTCGATACTTCGCCGCGATCCTATCCGGGGTTACGATCGGATCGGTGAGCGGCATCGCCGGCGCCGGGCTGCTCGTCTGGCTGATGGGCGGGACGCGGGAGCTCATGGCGACCATGATGCCGAAGTCCGTCTCCAGCGCGATCTCGGTCGAGATCGCCCGCCAGGCCGGCGGCATTCCGGAGCTCGCCGCCGTGCTGACGGTCCTGACCGGGCTGCTCGGCAGCATGGTCGGCCCCGCGCTGCTGCGCCGGGCGGGCATCTCCGGCGATATGCCGATCGGCGTCGCCATCGGCACCTCCTCCCACGGCATCGGCACCGGCCGCGTGATCCGGGATTCCGAGCTGCAGGGCAGCGTCAGCGGCGTGTCCATGGCGCTGGCCGGCATCGTGACGTCGCTGCTGTTTATTCCGTTGTACGGAAGGTTCCATTAA
- a CDS encoding sulfatase family protein — protein sequence MHFRPQCKPCFSSEPEDPRFRDRVPMIVRGPGILPGQRVSALMEHVDIVPTLIDAAGLERASGLLGASLMETLRGRSAGVRDSAMTAYDAHDRGISTKCLRTSRYKLVVFAGETYGELYDLQEDPGENRNLFEDPASRELRRRMMELLVQRMIRDQDPLPVRQANW from the coding sequence ATGCATTTTCGCCCGCAGTGCAAACCGTGCTTCTCTTCCGAGCCGGAGGATCCTCGTTTCCGCGACCGCGTCCCCATGATCGTTCGCGGACCGGGCATCCTTCCCGGACAGCGCGTATCCGCGCTGATGGAACACGTCGACATCGTGCCGACCCTGATCGACGCCGCAGGGCTCGAACGCGCCTCCGGCTTGCTGGGCGCATCGCTCATGGAGACGCTCCGCGGGCGCTCGGCCGGCGTCCGGGACTCGGCCATGACGGCCTATGACGCCCACGACCGCGGCATTAGCACCAAGTGCCTGCGCACTTCGCGCTATAAGCTCGTCGTCTTCGCCGGAGAGACGTACGGCGAGCTGTACGACCTGCAGGAAGATCCGGGCGAGAATCGCAACCTGTTCGAGGACCCGGCCAGCCGCGAACTCCGCCGCCGGATGATGGAGCTGCTCGTGCAGCGCATGATCCGGGACCAAGATCCCTTGCCCGTGCGGCAGGCGAATTGGTAG
- a CDS encoding CidA/LrgA family protein, with amino-acid sequence MTGFAILLGFNLLGLVAEHVLHLPIPGNVIGLILFTAALFLRIVKLEWVERSAELLTRHMMLFFVPYIVGTIAFLPVLRENGLAIAVSLAGSTLIVMLVAGSVAARVGRKASLAPESEQGKASAGL; translated from the coding sequence ATGACCGGATTCGCCATTTTGCTTGGGTTTAATTTGCTAGGATTGGTTGCGGAGCACGTACTGCATCTGCCGATTCCGGGCAATGTCATCGGCCTTATTCTGTTCACGGCCGCCTTGTTTCTGCGTATTGTCAAGCTGGAGTGGGTCGAGCGCTCCGCCGAGCTGCTGACGCGGCATATGATGCTGTTCTTCGTGCCGTATATCGTAGGTACGATCGCCTTCCTGCCAGTGCTGCGGGAGAACGGGCTCGCGATCGCCGTCAGTCTTGCGGGAAGCACCTTGATCGTCATGCTGGTCGCCGGGAGCGTCGCCGCCCGGGTCGGCCGCAAGGCGTCGCTGGCGCCCGAGTCCGAGCAGGGAAAGGCGAGTGCCGGCTTATGA
- a CDS encoding response regulator transcription factor produces MHTAIIADDEPWIVEGIKAAVDWAKYGFEVIGDAEDGQAALALIEALRPTLVFTDIKMPAMNGLELIQRGKAVSPDTLFVVLSGHAEFAYAQKAINYGTFGYCLKPFEIDEIHGMLSRIAQHLESSEKKAPTSHSYALYEAICSGDLDRISRLLDKSGMPVSVGTPLVPVVVQGRHTPPAVPGIVCLSFPMSSRRHGYLMEERRKAAFLQGIGGAGRPVEFGVGVGPSLSDVAELDAALEAASLAAYGMFATGRPGVYPAAAAAVERPIEERLREIAKTLERKDRLGFIAAMDSAKAGFRDGALTIKEAYVLYTSVLYLFPREGSKPSGRFFEGYEQLYYRYGTAEAMVDDLTAMTLDSFEEGVEAAEAGISHKKVKEIVLYIRNRFNQELSIQSLAEQFYLSPNYLCQLFKREVGETIVEHISRQRIEYACKLLEDTDLSIYQVGEKCGFHDYFYFTRIFKRYRKMTPTQYRERS; encoded by the coding sequence ATGCATACAGCGATAATCGCCGACGACGAACCATGGATCGTGGAGGGCATCAAAGCGGCGGTGGACTGGGCCAAGTACGGCTTCGAGGTGATCGGGGACGCCGAGGACGGACAGGCGGCGCTGGCGCTGATCGAGGCGCTGCGCCCGACGCTGGTCTTCACCGACATCAAGATGCCGGCGATGAACGGCCTGGAGCTGATCCAGCGGGGCAAAGCCGTCTCTCCGGACACGCTGTTCGTCGTGCTTAGCGGACACGCGGAGTTCGCCTACGCGCAAAAGGCGATCAACTACGGCACCTTCGGCTACTGCCTGAAGCCCTTCGAGATCGACGAGATTCACGGGATGCTCTCGCGGATCGCGCAGCATCTCGAATCGAGCGAAAAGAAAGCGCCGACCTCCCATTCGTACGCGCTCTACGAAGCCATCTGCTCGGGCGACCTGGATCGGATCAGCCGACTCTTGGATAAGAGCGGCATGCCGGTATCGGTCGGGACGCCACTCGTCCCCGTCGTGGTGCAAGGCCGGCATACGCCGCCCGCCGTGCCGGGCATCGTCTGCCTGTCGTTCCCCATGAGCAGCAGGCGGCACGGTTATTTAATGGAGGAGCGCCGAAAGGCGGCTTTCCTCCAGGGGATCGGCGGCGCCGGACGGCCGGTCGAATTCGGCGTCGGCGTCGGCCCGTCCCTCTCGGACGTCGCGGAGCTGGACGCCGCTCTCGAAGCCGCTTCGCTCGCGGCCTACGGCATGTTCGCCACGGGCCGGCCCGGCGTCTACCCGGCGGCCGCCGCTGCCGTCGAGCGCCCGATCGAAGAGCGGCTCCGGGAGATCGCCAAGACGCTCGAGCGCAAGGACCGGCTGGGCTTCATCGCGGCCATGGATTCGGCCAAGGCGGGATTCCGCGACGGCGCCCTCACGATCAAGGAAGCGTACGTGCTCTATACGTCGGTGCTGTATCTGTTCCCGCGGGAGGGCTCCAAGCCGAGCGGTCGCTTTTTCGAAGGCTACGAGCAGCTCTATTACCGGTACGGCACCGCGGAGGCGATGGTGGACGACCTGACGGCGATGACGCTGGATTCGTTCGAGGAAGGCGTCGAAGCGGCGGAAGCCGGGATCTCCCACAAAAAGGTGAAGGAGATCGTCCTCTACATTCGCAACCGCTTCAACCAGGAGCTCTCGATCCAAAGTCTGGCGGAGCAGTTCTATTTGAGCCCGAATTATTTGTGCCAGTTGTTCAAGCGCGAGGTCGGCGAGACGATCGTGGAGCATATCTCGCGGCAGCGCATCGAATACGCCTGCAAGCTGCTGGAGGATACCGATCTGTCCATCTATCAGGTGGGGGAAAAGTGCGGGTTCCACGATTATTTCTACTTCACCCGGATCTTCAAGCGATACCGCAAAATGACGCCGACGCAATACCGGGAGCGGTCATGA
- a CDS encoding carbohydrate ABC transporter permease: MSASAAAAKKKWSPFDIGAFIVLGLLAVITFFPFYNVLIVSVAKFEAISKSDFYILPLSFDLTAYKLLLEDTKFWTSFLNSVIVTAAGVAFSMAISVAGAYALSKRGMPGRNAMLSLILFTMFFNGGLIPFYLIVKDLGLVNNLLVMIVPAGLNTFYLIIMKNYFGGIPESLEESAKLDGANDLYILYKIILPISAPFMATFALFYAVERWNEWWYALIFISDASKAPLQIYLRETLITSNSMLSLMAQTLAEQRQSAKVYAPALQMAAIVVSSLPIIAVYPFLQKHFDKGIMVGSIKG, from the coding sequence ATGAGCGCCAGCGCGGCCGCTGCGAAGAAAAAATGGAGTCCGTTCGATATCGGGGCGTTTATCGTCCTGGGGCTCCTAGCCGTCATTACTTTTTTTCCGTTCTACAACGTCCTGATCGTCTCGGTGGCCAAGTTCGAGGCGATCAGCAAGAGCGACTTCTACATTCTCCCGCTCTCGTTCGACCTGACCGCCTACAAGCTGCTGCTCGAGGACACGAAGTTCTGGACGTCGTTCCTGAACTCCGTTATCGTCACCGCCGCGGGCGTCGCGTTCAGCATGGCGATCTCCGTGGCGGGCGCGTATGCCTTGTCCAAGCGGGGCATGCCGGGGCGCAATGCGATGCTGAGCCTTATCCTGTTCACCATGTTTTTCAACGGCGGCCTGATTCCGTTTTACCTGATCGTCAAGGACCTCGGTCTCGTCAATAACCTGCTGGTCATGATCGTCCCGGCCGGACTCAATACGTTTTACCTGATTATCATGAAAAATTACTTCGGCGGTATCCCGGAGAGCCTGGAGGAATCGGCCAAGCTGGACGGGGCGAACGACCTGTACATTCTCTACAAGATCATCCTGCCGATCTCGGCGCCGTTCATGGCGACCTTCGCGCTCTTCTACGCGGTGGAGCGGTGGAACGAATGGTGGTACGCGCTCATCTTCATCAGCGACGCCTCGAAGGCCCCGCTGCAGATCTACCTGCGGGAAACGCTGATCACGTCCAACTCCATGCTGAGCCTGATGGCCCAAACGCTGGCGGAGCAGCGGCAGTCCGCCAAGGTGTACGCGCCGGCGCTGCAGATGGCCGCGATCGTCGTCTCCAGCCTGCCGATCATCGCCGTCTATCCGTTCCTGCAGAAGCACTTCGACAAGGGCATCATGGTCGGCTCCATCAAAGGATAG